A genomic segment from Sulfuritalea hydrogenivorans sk43H encodes:
- the glyA gene encoding serine hydroxymethyltransferase, producing the protein MFLKQNTLAKSDPELWTAIQNENRRQEDHIELIASENYVSWPVMEAQGSQLTNKYAEGYPGKRYYGGCENVDVVEQLAIDRAKKLFGADAANVQPNSGSQANQAVFFAFLKPGDTILGMNLSMGGHLTHGMPLNISGKWFNIVPYGLDANEEIDYAEMERLAHEHKPKLIIAGASAYALKIDFERFAKVAKAVGAIFMVDMAHYAGLVAAGFYPNPVPHADVVTTTTHKTLRGPRGGLILMRAEHEKAINSSIFPGIQGGPLEHVIAAKAVALKEAMTQEFKNYQEQVIDNAQVMAKVLKARGLRIVSGRTESHVFLVDLRAKNLTGKEAEAALGRAHLTVNKNTIPNDPQKALVTSGIRLGTPAMTTRGFTEIEAEQVANLIADVLDAPNDEAVLARVRGEVSALCKKFPVYG; encoded by the coding sequence ATGTTTCTCAAGCAGAACACCCTTGCCAAGAGCGATCCCGAACTCTGGACCGCGATTCAGAACGAAAACCGCCGCCAGGAAGATCACATCGAACTGATCGCCTCGGAGAACTATGTGTCCTGGCCCGTGATGGAAGCCCAGGGTTCGCAACTGACCAACAAGTATGCCGAGGGGTATCCGGGCAAGCGCTACTACGGCGGCTGCGAGAACGTGGATGTGGTCGAGCAGTTGGCCATCGACCGGGCCAAGAAGCTGTTCGGCGCCGATGCCGCCAATGTCCAGCCGAACTCCGGCTCGCAGGCCAACCAGGCCGTGTTCTTCGCCTTCCTCAAGCCCGGCGACACCATCCTCGGCATGAACCTGTCGATGGGTGGCCACCTGACCCACGGCATGCCGCTCAACATCAGCGGCAAGTGGTTCAACATCGTGCCCTACGGCCTCGACGCCAACGAGGAAATCGACTACGCCGAGATGGAGCGGCTGGCGCACGAGCACAAGCCCAAGCTGATCATCGCCGGCGCTTCGGCCTATGCGCTGAAGATCGATTTCGAGCGCTTCGCCAAGGTGGCGAAGGCTGTCGGCGCGATCTTCATGGTGGATATGGCGCACTATGCCGGTCTCGTCGCCGCTGGTTTCTACCCGAATCCGGTGCCGCATGCCGATGTCGTCACCACCACCACCCACAAGACCCTGCGCGGACCGCGCGGCGGCCTGATCCTGATGCGCGCCGAACACGAAAAGGCGATCAATTCGTCGATTTTCCCCGGCATTCAGGGTGGGCCGCTGGAGCATGTGATCGCCGCCAAGGCGGTGGCGCTGAAGGAGGCCATGACGCAGGAATTCAAGAACTACCAGGAACAGGTGATCGACAACGCCCAGGTGATGGCCAAGGTGCTGAAGGCGCGCGGCTTGCGCATTGTCTCGGGCCGCACCGAATCGCATGTGTTCCTGGTTGATCTGCGCGCCAAGAACCTCACCGGCAAGGAAGCCGAAGCCGCGTTGGGCCGCGCCCATCTGACGGTGAACAAGAACACCATTCCCAATGATCCGCAGAAGGCCCTGGTCACTTCCGGCATCCGCCTCGGCACGCCGGCCATGACCACGCGCGGCTTCACCGAGATCGAGGCCGAACAGGTCGCCAACCTGATCGCCGATGTGCTCGATGCGCCGAACGACGAGGCGGTATTGGCGCGGGTGCGCGGCGAAGTCTCGGCGCTGTGCAAGAAGTTTCCGGTGTATGGCTGA
- a CDS encoding histidine phosphatase family protein: MSTARITRFCFVRHGETDWNGEKRIQGQIDIDLNAAGEAQARAVGVGLAKHSFAAAYSSDLLRAWRTAQIATRGLGLAVSPAPTLRERNFGVLQGITVQEASVQRPEAHRHHQARTPDYNYESGESLIAFAARVATGLEAMAARHVGQSVLAFTHGGVLDVVYRAAAGRALDVPRDFQLPNAAFNWLEYDDKGWRLISWADCSHLQRVLDEMLE, encoded by the coding sequence ATGAGCACGGCACGGATCACCCGGTTCTGTTTCGTCCGTCACGGCGAGACCGACTGGAACGGCGAGAAGCGGATTCAGGGGCAGATCGACATCGACCTCAACGCAGCCGGCGAAGCGCAGGCCCGGGCGGTGGGTGTGGGCCTGGCGAAGCATTCCTTTGCCGCCGCATACAGCAGCGATTTGCTGCGCGCCTGGCGCACGGCGCAGATCGCCACCCGCGGCCTCGGCCTCGCCGTGTCGCCAGCGCCGACTCTTCGCGAACGCAATTTCGGCGTATTGCAGGGCATCACCGTGCAGGAAGCCAGCGTCCAGCGTCCGGAGGCGCATCGCCACCATCAGGCGCGGACACCGGATTACAACTATGAATCCGGCGAATCCCTGATTGCCTTCGCGGCCCGGGTCGCGACCGGGCTCGAAGCCATGGCCGCACGCCACGTCGGCCAGAGTGTGCTGGCTTTTACCCACGGCGGCGTGCTTGACGTCGTCTATCGCGCCGCTGCCGGCAGGGCGCTGGATGTGCCGCGCGATTTTCAGTTGCCGAACGCGGCATTCAACTGGCTGGAATACGACGACAAGGGTTGGCGGCTGATTTCCTGGGCCGATTGCAGCCATCTTCAGCGGGTGCTCGACGAGATGCTCGAATAA
- a CDS encoding TRAP transporter substrate-binding protein, which produces MERRKFLQNAGIAGILAAGAAPAVHAQGAPTIRWRLASSFPKALDTIFGAADVFSKTVSEATGGKFTISVHAGGELMPAFGVVDGVQQGTVECAHTAPYYFFGKDDTFAIDCAIPFGLNSRQMTAWMYEGNGMKLLREFYKPYNIVNFPMGNTGAQMGGWYRKEIRSLADIKGLKMRIGGFGGKVLSAIGGVPQNIPGGEIYQALEKGTIDATEWVGPYDDEKLGFVKVAKHYYYPGWWEGGPQLSLYVNQKAYDGLPAEYKAILAAAASHAHIDMQAKYDAKNPAALKRLVSAGAKLHQFDKSIMTAAYQAAMALYSDLSAKNPAWKKVYEDYAAFRDEQHLWFRFTEAGFDNFMQSGRFATTKAAPKKK; this is translated from the coding sequence ATGGAACGTCGCAAATTTCTGCAAAACGCCGGTATTGCCGGCATCCTGGCCGCCGGTGCCGCACCGGCGGTGCACGCCCAGGGCGCTCCCACCATCCGCTGGCGGCTGGCATCGAGCTTCCCCAAGGCGCTCGACACCATCTTCGGCGCCGCCGACGTCTTCTCGAAGACCGTCTCCGAGGCCACCGGTGGCAAGTTCACCATCTCCGTGCATGCCGGCGGCGAACTGATGCCCGCCTTCGGCGTGGTGGATGGCGTGCAGCAGGGTACCGTCGAGTGCGCGCATACCGCGCCCTACTACTTCTTCGGCAAGGATGACACCTTCGCCATCGACTGCGCGATTCCCTTCGGCCTCAACAGCCGCCAGATGACCGCCTGGATGTACGAAGGCAACGGCATGAAGCTGCTGCGCGAGTTCTACAAGCCCTACAACATCGTGAATTTCCCGATGGGCAACACCGGCGCCCAGATGGGCGGCTGGTACCGCAAGGAGATCAGGAGCCTGGCCGACATCAAGGGCCTCAAGATGCGCATCGGCGGCTTCGGCGGCAAGGTGCTGTCGGCCATCGGCGGCGTGCCGCAGAACATCCCCGGCGGCGAAATCTACCAGGCCCTGGAAAAAGGCACCATCGACGCCACGGAATGGGTCGGCCCCTATGACGACGAGAAGCTCGGCTTCGTCAAGGTTGCCAAGCACTACTACTACCCGGGCTGGTGGGAAGGTGGTCCGCAGCTCTCGCTCTACGTCAACCAGAAGGCCTACGACGGACTGCCCGCCGAATACAAGGCGATCCTCGCCGCTGCCGCCTCGCACGCCCACATCGACATGCAGGCCAAGTACGACGCGAAGAACCCCGCAGCCCTCAAGCGCCTGGTGTCGGCCGGCGCCAAACTGCACCAGTTCGACAAGAGCATCATGACGGCGGCCTATCAGGCGGCAATGGCGCTTTACTCCGACCTGTCGGCCAAGAACCCGGCATGGAAGAAGGTCTACGAGGACTACGCCGCCTTCCGCGACGAGCAGCACCTGTGGTTCCGTTTCACCGAAGCCGGCTTCGACAACTTCATGCAGAGCGGCCGCTTCGCCACCACCAAAGCTGCGCCGAAGAAGAAGTAA
- the nrdR gene encoding transcriptional regulator NrdR — MKCPYCAEPNTQVVDTRENEDGDTVRRRRRCLACDKRFTTYERVELQLPQVVKKNGSRTDYDRDKLKASMMLAMRKRPVTTESIDLALDRIEEKLVQLALREVASDRIGELVMRELKKLDKVAYIRFASVYRNFEDVDEFSDAIREIKKPRQPRAKS; from the coding sequence ATGAAATGCCCGTATTGCGCCGAGCCTAATACCCAGGTCGTCGACACACGGGAAAACGAGGACGGCGACACGGTTCGTCGCCGTCGTCGCTGCCTCGCCTGCGACAAGCGCTTCACCACCTACGAGCGTGTCGAGCTGCAACTGCCGCAGGTGGTCAAGAAGAACGGCAGCCGCACCGACTACGACCGCGACAAGCTCAAGGCCAGCATGATGCTGGCCATGCGCAAGCGTCCGGTCACCACCGAAAGCATCGACCTGGCGCTGGATCGCATCGAGGAAAAACTGGTGCAGCTGGCGCTGCGCGAAGTCGCGTCGGACCGCATCGGCGAACTGGTGATGCGCGAGCTGAAGAAGCTCGACAAGGTGGCTTACATCCGCTTCGCTTCGGTGTATCGCAACTTCGAGGACGTCGACGAATTTTCCGACGCGATACGCGAAATCAAGAAGCCGCGGCAGCCCCGGGCGAAGTCTTGA
- a CDS encoding TRAP transporter small permease subunit produces the protein MNAMLKLSQLIDGLNERVGRSLMWLVLFAVIISAVNAVIRKAFDMSSNAFLEIQWYLFAAVVLLGSAYTMLRQGHVKIDVIVGRFSKRTQIIVECVGIVFFLLPFVYKVNELVWPLVIQAYNSGEMSQNAGGLIRWPVYALVPAGFILLGLQGLSELIKRIGFLMGLAVDPTQPVQTKTAEEELAEEILKHQVAPEVVDRVEDAIDMVADQNRNDGAGSKK, from the coding sequence ATGAATGCCATGCTCAAGCTGTCGCAACTGATCGACGGCCTCAATGAACGCGTCGGTCGCAGCCTGATGTGGCTGGTGCTCTTCGCCGTGATCATCTCGGCCGTCAATGCCGTGATACGCAAGGCCTTCGACATGAGTTCGAACGCCTTCCTCGAAATCCAGTGGTACCTGTTCGCCGCCGTGGTCCTGCTTGGCTCGGCCTACACCATGCTGCGCCAGGGTCACGTCAAGATCGACGTCATCGTCGGACGCTTTTCCAAGCGCACGCAGATTATCGTCGAGTGCGTCGGCATCGTCTTCTTCCTGCTGCCCTTCGTCTACAAGGTCAACGAACTGGTCTGGCCGCTGGTGATCCAGGCCTACAACAGCGGCGAGATGTCGCAGAATGCCGGCGGCCTGATCCGCTGGCCGGTTTATGCCCTGGTCCCGGCCGGCTTTATCCTGCTGGGACTGCAAGGCCTGTCGGAACTGATCAAGCGCATCGGCTTCCTCATGGGACTGGCAGTCGACCCGACGCAACCCGTACAAACCAAGACGGCCGAGGAGGAACTGGCCGAGGAAATTCTCAAGCATCAAGTTGCCCCCGAAGTGGTCGACCGTGTCGAAGATGCGATTGACATGGTAGCCGACCAGAACAGAAACGACGGCGCCGGGAGCAAAAAATGA
- a CDS encoding TRAP transporter large permease — protein sequence MIEILQHNMAPIMFGGLIIFLLMGYSVAFSLAACGLFFGWLGVELGLLPHSLLQALPLRIFGIMQNDTLLAIPFFTFMGLILERSGMAEDLLDTIGQLFGPIRGGLAYAVIFVGAMLAATTGVVAASVISMGLISLPIMLRYGYDRRIASGVIAASGTLAQIIPPSLVLIVIADQLGRSVGDLYAGAFIPGFVLTGLYVGWVFIISLIKPAYVPALPLEARTIREDDGSAGLRSVLALAVVSIAAAIAYAKTRPADTALDEKIVISMCVGVGVAFALAMLNRVTKLGLLSRMAERVTFVLIPPLALIFLVLGTIFLGIATPTEGGAMGASGALIMAMSRRRLSISLMKQAMDATMKLSCFVVFILLGATVFSLTFQAVDGSIWVEHLLTGLPGGQIGFLIVVNILVFFLAFFLDFFELAFIVIPLLGPVAEKLGIDLVWFGVLMAVNMQTSFMHPPFGFALFYLRSVAPHNEYIDRLTRKTIAPVTTTQIYWGAVPFVIIQVIMVGLIIAFPQLVTGSVDAPKADAQTIQLEAPPAAEPELAADGKEESEEAKAEREKEEEDDPAKALQQSINKGK from the coding sequence ATGATCGAAATCCTCCAGCACAACATGGCGCCGATCATGTTCGGCGGCCTGATCATCTTCCTGCTGATGGGCTATTCGGTGGCCTTTTCGCTGGCGGCCTGCGGCCTGTTCTTCGGCTGGCTCGGCGTCGAACTCGGCCTGCTGCCGCACTCGCTGCTGCAGGCGCTGCCGCTGCGCATCTTCGGCATCATGCAGAACGATACGCTGCTGGCGATTCCCTTCTTCACCTTCATGGGCCTGATCCTCGAACGCTCGGGCATGGCCGAGGACCTGCTCGATACCATCGGCCAGCTGTTCGGCCCGATCCGCGGCGGCCTGGCCTATGCGGTAATCTTCGTCGGCGCCATGCTCGCCGCGACCACCGGCGTGGTGGCGGCCTCGGTGATCTCGATGGGCCTGATCTCGCTGCCGATCATGCTGCGCTACGGCTACGACCGGCGCATCGCCTCGGGCGTGATTGCCGCCTCGGGCACGCTGGCGCAGATCATCCCGCCCTCGCTGGTGCTGATCGTGATCGCCGACCAGCTCGGCCGCAGCGTCGGCGACCTGTATGCCGGCGCCTTCATCCCCGGCTTCGTCCTGACCGGACTCTACGTCGGCTGGGTATTCATCATCAGCCTGATCAAGCCGGCCTATGTTCCGGCCCTGCCGCTGGAAGCCCGCACCATCCGCGAGGACGACGGCAGTGCCGGTCTGCGCTCGGTACTGGCGCTGGCGGTGGTATCCATCGCTGCTGCAATCGCCTACGCCAAGACCCGCCCGGCGGACACGGCGCTGGACGAGAAGATCGTGATTTCCATGTGCGTCGGTGTCGGCGTCGCCTTCGCGCTGGCCATGCTCAACCGCGTGACCAAGCTGGGCCTGCTCTCGCGCATGGCCGAACGCGTCACCTTCGTCCTGATTCCGCCGCTGGCACTGATCTTCCTGGTGCTCGGCACCATTTTCCTCGGCATCGCAACGCCGACCGAAGGCGGCGCCATGGGCGCCTCCGGCGCATTGATCATGGCCATGTCTCGCCGCCGCCTGAGCATCAGCCTGATGAAGCAGGCGATGGACGCGACCATGAAACTGTCCTGCTTCGTGGTCTTCATCCTGCTTGGCGCCACGGTCTTCAGCCTGACCTTCCAGGCCGTCGATGGCTCGATCTGGGTCGAACACCTGCTGACCGGACTGCCCGGCGGCCAGATCGGCTTCCTGATCGTGGTGAACATCCTGGTCTTCTTCCTGGCCTTCTTCCTCGACTTCTTCGAGCTGGCCTTCATCGTGATTCCCCTGCTGGGGCCGGTGGCGGAGAAACTGGGCATCGATCTGGTCTGGTTCGGCGTGCTGATGGCGGTGAACATGCAGACCTCGTTCATGCACCCGCCCTTCGGCTTCGCGCTGTTCTATCTGCGCAGCGTGGCACCACACAACGAGTACATCGATCGCCTGACCAGGAAGACCATCGCGCCGGTCACCACCACCCAGATCTACTGGGGCGCGGTACCCTTCGTCATCATCCAGGTGATCATGGTCGGCCTGATCATCGCCTTCCCGCAACTGGTCACCGGCAGCGTCGATGCGCCCAAGGCCGACGCGCAAACGATCCAGCTCGAAGCACCGCCTGCGGCCGAACCGGAGCTTGCGGCAGACGGCAAGGAAGAGTCCGAGGAGGCCAAAGCCGAGCGCGAGAAGGAAGAGGAAGACGATCCCGCGAAGGCCTTGCAGCAGTCCATCAACAAGGGCAAATAA
- a CDS encoding HesA/MoeB/ThiF family protein, whose translation MTDEQLLRYSRHILLPQIGIEGQENIVNARALVIGAGGLGSPAAYYLASAGIGTLVLADGDTVDLTNLQRQILHRTDAVGMAKSASGKRTLNEINPECRVVALGERLSGARLDEEVAQADIVLDCCDNFATRHAVNRACVKFGKPLVSGAAIRFDGQVAVFDSRQPNAPCYHCLFPEGQDAEEVRCAVMGVFAPLTGIIGTVQAAEALKLVIGCGTSLAGRLLLLDGLGMEWREIRVPRDPGCTVCSAKTS comes from the coding sequence TTGACCGACGAGCAGCTGCTCCGCTACAGCCGCCACATCCTGCTGCCGCAGATCGGCATCGAAGGGCAGGAAAACATCGTCAATGCGCGTGCCCTGGTCATCGGCGCCGGCGGCCTGGGTTCCCCCGCTGCCTACTACCTTGCGTCAGCCGGCATCGGCACGCTGGTGCTGGCCGATGGCGACACGGTGGACCTGACCAATCTGCAACGCCAGATCCTGCATCGCACCGACGCCGTCGGCATGGCGAAGAGCGCATCCGGCAAGCGCACGCTGAACGAGATCAATCCCGAATGCCGCGTCGTCGCGCTCGGCGAGCGCCTTTCCGGCGCACGCCTGGACGAGGAAGTCGCGCAGGCCGACATCGTCCTCGACTGCTGCGACAACTTTGCCACGCGCCATGCGGTCAATCGCGCCTGCGTCAAGTTCGGCAAGCCCCTGGTGTCCGGCGCCGCGATCCGTTTCGACGGCCAGGTGGCGGTATTCGATTCGCGCCAGCCGAACGCGCCGTGCTACCACTGCCTGTTTCCGGAAGGCCAGGATGCCGAGGAAGTGCGCTGCGCGGTGATGGGCGTGTTCGCGCCGCTGACCGGCATCATCGGCACGGTGCAGGCGGCCGAAGCCCTGAAGCTGGTGATCGGGTGCGGTACCAGCCTCGCCGGGCGCTTGCTGCTGCTCGACGGCCTCGGCATGGAATGGCGCGAGATTCGCGTGCCCAGGGATCCGGGCTGCACCGTGTGTTCCGCGAAGACGTCCTGA
- a CDS encoding S41 family peptidase — translation MSSKLQQVGLVVSGLIAGVLVSLNFSAVASKDSAASALPIEELRSFADVYNAIKQGYVEPVEDKKLITHAISGMLANLDPHSAYLDADAFKDLQVSTQGEFGGLGIEVGMEDGFVKVVSPIEDTPAFRAGLKPGDLIIKLDDTPVKGLTLNDAVKKMRGKPKTQIRLTIVRKGEAKPFEVTLTREKIKVASVKSKLLEGGLGYLRVTQFQEETAPDVVKHLEKLAKADKDAKGDGIKGLVLDLRNDPGGLLNGAVGVSAAFLPPKTLVTSTDGRTEDAKRRYTASPEDYQRGYKDDFMKNLPAFAKTTPIVVLVNGGSASASEIVAGALQDHKRAVVMGTQTFGKGSVQTVLPLSNNAAIKLTTARYFTPSGRSIQAKGITPDIVVEETANGESRERVREADLERHLGGDKDKPVEPAPPKPQTKNGKKGKTDEADEAAHAPIEFASKKDYQLGQAVNLLKAWQIIKR, via the coding sequence ATGAGCAGCAAGCTGCAACAAGTGGGTCTGGTGGTGTCCGGTCTGATCGCCGGCGTCCTCGTCAGTCTGAATTTTTCCGCCGTCGCCAGCAAGGATTCAGCCGCCTCGGCATTGCCGATCGAGGAGTTGCGCAGCTTCGCCGACGTCTATAACGCCATCAAGCAGGGCTACGTCGAACCGGTGGAAGACAAGAAGCTGATCACCCACGCCATCAGCGGCATGCTGGCCAACCTCGATCCGCATTCGGCGTATCTCGACGCGGATGCCTTCAAGGATCTGCAAGTCAGCACCCAGGGCGAGTTCGGCGGGCTCGGCATCGAAGTCGGCATGGAAGACGGCTTCGTCAAGGTGGTATCGCCGATCGAGGACACCCCGGCCTTCCGCGCCGGCCTCAAGCCGGGCGATCTGATCATCAAGCTCGACGACACCCCGGTCAAGGGCCTGACCCTGAACGACGCCGTGAAGAAAATGCGCGGCAAGCCCAAGACCCAGATCCGGCTCACCATCGTGCGCAAGGGCGAGGCCAAGCCCTTCGAAGTCACGCTGACGCGCGAAAAAATCAAGGTCGCCAGCGTCAAGTCCAAGCTGCTCGAAGGCGGCCTGGGTTACCTGCGGGTCACCCAGTTCCAGGAAGAAACCGCGCCGGACGTGGTGAAGCACCTGGAGAAACTGGCGAAGGCCGACAAGGACGCCAAGGGTGATGGCATCAAGGGGCTGGTGCTCGACCTGCGCAACGACCCGGGCGGCCTGCTCAACGGCGCCGTCGGGGTTTCCGCCGCCTTCCTGCCGCCCAAGACGCTGGTCACGTCGACCGACGGCCGCACCGAGGACGCCAAGCGCCGCTACACGGCCAGCCCGGAGGACTACCAGCGCGGCTACAAGGACGACTTCATGAAGAACCTGCCGGCCTTCGCCAAGACCACGCCGATCGTGGTGCTGGTCAACGGCGGCTCGGCATCGGCCTCCGAAATTGTCGCCGGCGCGCTGCAGGATCACAAGCGGGCCGTGGTAATGGGAACGCAGACCTTTGGCAAGGGCTCGGTGCAAACCGTCCTTCCGCTGTCCAACAACGCGGCGATCAAGCTCACCACGGCGCGCTACTTCACCCCGTCGGGCCGCTCGATCCAGGCCAAGGGCATCACCCCGGACATCGTCGTCGAGGAAACCGCCAACGGCGAATCGCGCGAACGCGTGCGCGAGGCCGACCTGGAACGCCATCTCGGCGGCGACAAGGACAAACCCGTGGAGCCGGCGCCGCCCAAGCCGCAAACCAAAAACGGCAAGAAGGGCAAGACGGACGAGGCCGATGAGGCAGCGCATGCACCGATCGAATTCGCCTCGAAGAAAGACTACCAGCTCGGCCAGGCCGTGAACCTGCTGAAGGCCTGGCAGATCATCAAGCGCTGA
- the ribD gene encoding bifunctional diaminohydroxyphosphoribosylaminopyrimidine deaminase/5-amino-6-(5-phosphoribosylamino)uracil reductase RibD — translation MSFSAVDHGFMARALQLARRGLYSTTPNPRVGCVMVRDGSVIGEGWHEQAGLPHAEAVALNAIVGADGTAKGATAYVTLEPCSHFGRTPPCADALIEAGVARVVVAMQDPNPLVAGQGMARLAAAGIEVASGLLEAEARELNIGFVSRMTRGRPWLRLKVAASLDGKTALNNGVSQWITGPDARRDAHAWRARSCAVLTGIGTVRDDNPRLTVREVQTTRQPLRVVIDSRLETPPDAAVLEGGHVLIAAARDDAARSAALRARGAEIVLLPNAEGKVELAGLMQELGRRGINEVLAEAGTRLNGSLLREGCVDELLIYQAPMLIGDAARGMFGLAELSDLAGARRLNIIERRVVGADFRIRARFA, via the coding sequence ATGAGTTTTTCGGCCGTCGACCATGGCTTCATGGCGCGCGCCCTGCAACTGGCGCGGCGCGGCCTGTACAGCACCACTCCGAATCCCCGCGTCGGCTGCGTCATGGTCCGAGATGGCAGCGTGATCGGCGAGGGCTGGCACGAGCAGGCCGGCCTGCCGCATGCGGAAGCCGTCGCGCTGAATGCAATAGTCGGCGCTGACGGTACGGCGAAGGGCGCCACTGCCTACGTCACGCTGGAACCCTGCAGCCATTTCGGCCGCACGCCGCCGTGCGCCGATGCGCTGATCGAGGCCGGTGTCGCCCGTGTCGTGGTCGCGATGCAGGATCCGAATCCGCTGGTGGCCGGGCAGGGCATGGCCAGGCTGGCCGCCGCCGGCATCGAGGTTGCCAGCGGCCTGCTTGAAGCCGAGGCGCGGGAACTCAACATCGGTTTCGTTTCGCGCATGACGCGCGGCCGGCCCTGGCTGCGGCTGAAAGTGGCGGCCAGCCTCGACGGCAAGACCGCGCTCAACAACGGTGTCTCGCAATGGATCACCGGGCCCGACGCGCGACGCGACGCCCACGCCTGGCGTGCCCGTTCCTGCGCGGTGCTGACCGGCATCGGCACGGTTCGGGACGACAATCCGCGACTTACCGTGCGCGAGGTTCAGACCACGCGCCAGCCGCTGCGGGTGGTGATCGACAGCCGGCTCGAAACGCCGCCGGATGCCGCCGTGCTGGAAGGCGGCCACGTGCTGATCGCCGCGGCACGGGACGATGCCGCGCGCAGCGCCGCGCTGCGCGCACGCGGCGCCGAGATCGTGCTGCTGCCCAATGCCGAAGGCAAAGTGGAACTCGCCGGCCTCATGCAGGAGCTCGGCCGGCGCGGCATCAACGAAGTGCTGGCCGAAGCGGGCACGCGGCTCAACGGCTCGCTGCTGCGCGAAGGCTGCGTCGACGAGCTGCTGATCTATCAGGCACCGATGCTGATCGGCGACGCCGCGCGCGGGATGTTCGGCCTGGCGGAACTCAGCGATCTGGCGGGGGCACGACGTCTCAACATCATCGAACGCCGTGTCGTCGGCGCCGACTTTCGCATTCGAGCCCGTTTTGCGTGA
- a CDS encoding FadR/GntR family transcriptional regulator: MTAPRLADVVAREIEQRMLEGGLKAGDRLPSERDLSLELGVSRASLREAIHKLAARGLLESRHGGGTFVTDRLDASFGNLWEEILRDHPAVHEDMLEFRHMLEGRAAESAAHRATAADRERVRQNLAMLEAAFAGDDLDAQVDTDLAFHQAIAEASHNVIIGHLTASLLRLMRDNLRRNLSELMQIPAAKEQLLDQHRAVWRAIEHGDAGQAMEAAADHIGYVRQNLSRLLRSAARHKS; encoded by the coding sequence ATGACGGCCCCGCGGCTTGCCGATGTGGTGGCCCGGGAGATCGAGCAGCGGATGCTGGAGGGCGGCTTGAAGGCTGGCGATCGCCTGCCTTCCGAAAGGGACTTGTCCCTGGAGTTGGGCGTTTCGCGCGCTTCCCTGCGTGAGGCGATCCACAAGCTGGCGGCACGTGGATTGCTGGAAAGCCGGCATGGGGGAGGTACCTTTGTCACCGACCGGCTCGACGCCAGCTTCGGCAACCTGTGGGAGGAAATTCTGCGTGACCATCCCGCGGTGCATGAGGACATGCTGGAGTTTCGCCACATGCTGGAAGGGCGCGCCGCGGAATCCGCCGCCCATCGCGCCACCGCGGCCGATCGTGAGCGCGTCCGGCAGAACCTGGCAATGCTGGAAGCGGCTTTTGCCGGTGATGACCTGGATGCCCAGGTCGATACCGATCTGGCGTTTCACCAGGCCATCGCCGAAGCTTCGCACAATGTCATCATCGGCCACCTGACCGCGAGCCTGCTGCGCCTGATGCGCGACAACCTGCGGCGCAACCTGAGCGAACTGATGCAGATTCCGGCCGCGAAGGAACAATTGCTCGATCAGCATCGTGCGGTGTGGCGGGCGATCGAACACGGCGATGCGGGACAGGCGATGGAGGCGGCGGCCGACCACATCGGCTACGTGCGCCAGAACCTCAGCCGCCTGCTGCGCAGTGCCGCGCGCCACAAGTCCTGA